GGTGGGGAGCAAGCTTGGAGAATTCCACTCTAGAGTCATAACATAATTTACACCAGTGGCTGCTAACATCTGGCCACTACATTCTCCACTGTTCTCCAGATTTTAGAAAAGTTATTCTGCATGGAATAGTAcctagaaatagaaaaaataaaaaaaaaaggcgattTCGCTGTGAAGTAACAGTGGCAATAAAATGACTTATGCTTTtttatgcagtgaaatcagtgaCAGTAACAAAGGAAGGAAAATGCTTGAGAAGATGGGATGGAAAAAAGGTGAAGGACTGGGCAAGACTGGTGATGGCATGAGAGATCCGGTAAGCTGTCACATTTATCTTGATTGTTCATATTGCTTCAGTGATTCATTCGGACACTACGTTAGTCCAGCCAAGTAGTGGAATGTTCGGCCGTGGTGAAGGTTTTaccagggatggtgggaggtaATGATATCTCTGTAGAGATTGTTCACTTCAATGCCAAAAATGTTGGAACCTtactcccaaatttttttttttactgggccCTAACATTCTTCTTCAGCTACAACTCTGACTCCCAAGGCTCAAATATTAGCATAACTCTTTGCTGAGTCGTGtactcatttatattttaataaacttgtGGTTCCAAGTGCATCTTAAACAAGACATTACCTTCAAATTTTACTTTGGCCTCCCTTGACCTGCAGAGCTCTAATATCAGCACAATCTTATCTAGATACAAACACTCCAAAGAAGCAATGGTCTAATTCCAGAGAAAGGTCTATCACATAGtcacatagattttttttgttttgcttaggTAATGGCTATTTAGAAAATGGCATCTACCTTTATTAGGTTGCATGGTGTTCTTTCCTGCTAATATGCAGCAAGTTCTAACTTCAGGCTTTAGGGACCACTGGACATGGAGATGAAAGtatgcattttacaaacattttaaaaataatgtttatgtttGTGAAGAAAACTGGCAATTATTAACACTCAGAGATGAGGTGATGATTGCCAGACCACATGCTTTTATCTGCTTGCAGTGCCAATATGCCAGAAGCAGCAAGCTCTTTTTTGCTCAGTAAAAATACAATCTTCATCCTCTTGCAAAACTAGAAAACTGCAATATTTGCCTACTCTCCAGTGCTGTACTAATGCTTACTAATTGATCTAGCGGTTTTATCAAAGAAAGTAGTAATCAGCATCAAGACAAGGTCCTTTCACACTCCCGGAAATGGCCAAAGTGTGCACACTATTTATGAGCTGTAAAATACTTATTAATTATAGGGTGCAGGCCCAATTTGTGCGCGTACATGAAGCACCATAATATAAAGGTTCTGTACTGTATACACTCTATACATGGATCTCTCTTGTACTGAAATATAGttgtattaataaacaggaattatatagcgccaacatataacacagggctgcacattaaataggggttcaaatgatagatacatacagtgacacaggaggagaggaccctgccccaaagagcttacaatctagaagatcaAGTTGTACATAATAGAATCCAGTGAATGGTAGTTACACTTTCCAGTCTCTGGCTTCTGTTTCCTTATACACATGAGATTACCATGTATTAGATAAATAAATGTCTTTCTGAATGGATTGGTAGTCGTGTTGGATGCACCAAAacatgaaaagttattttactgCACACTTTTCATTGCccattttgacattttacaaagttaaaaaatacttttctggtGAATTATATCAACTTATAATAGACACATTTTCAGGTTCTTGTAGTAAATTCTTTTGGACCCTGAAATAATTCAATGcacatttttagatttgtattAAGTCACAATAGCAAAATCTAGTTTACAGTGAAACCATTTTTTAAACCCAATACAATATGTTGATGTACCTCAGAATTGTTCTGTCATGCTTTAGCTATTTTTTAACCTGGTGATACTTTCTCTGTTGTATCAGATTCAGCTCCAGCTACATAAGAAGCAGGCCGGTCTGGGTGCACACAACGCTACCTCCATAGAAGACGTGCAGAGTCCATCAAACAACAAGAAGAAGAATTGGGAGAAAGCACGGGAGAGATATGCAGAGAATTTCCAAGATGATAATAAACCCAAAACACAGAAAACCCCTTCCTGGGTTAGGAGCTCACAATAGCATCAGTGGATTCattatgaattttatttaaatggtaatatatggactgcatatatattttaattgagtGGCAATTGTTGGGTCAGCATTTGGcaggaaaatgtaatttgtaaaccaaaaagaattatttttttttttttttttttactttctcatttTTTGATTTGTGAAAGCTGAAACTTgggcaataagaaaaaaaactttacccttGCATTAGGGTTAACTTCTGCCTAGAGAATGATAACGAAGgtaatatatttacctttatcCCCTATTCATACTGTAGCTAGGGTTATTCTCTGCATTCATTGTCCTGGGTTCGGGACAGGCCCTGGATGTGCTTGTGTGCAATTCAGGACTGCACAGGATCAGACACACAGCATGGAAGTTTTAGGAAGGAGAAATAATGTAAGTATCAAATCAACTATCATTCATTGTACCCCCTTACACAGAGGAAGGGGACCACTGCACATATGATTTTTTAAGCAGGATTTAGCACCAAATATaccattaaatacaaaaaaaaaaatcacacattttatcCTGAAATCGATTGTTTGGTTAGTAGTAAAGGAATTATACCCAATGGCAATATTGTGACTCAGCCAGTGTTGAAGTCAAGAGTCACTGTCAGAGCGTGAACAAAGGGGTTCAGCTAAAATTCCTAGAGATCTGCTTTGAGAAAGCCATTTAATCCCAGACTGATGGGCAAGATCTGCTGTTATAGAGAATCCAGTAATGTTAATTGAATTAATCAGCACACTgaaaaagttttatctttttgTCTGGAATTCCTTCTAAAGAAAAACAACTGTTAACTTTCTCCTACATTAGTGTGCCTTCAAATTCATTGTTGTAATTCTGCAGTGTAAAATACAAAGCACTGCTCCATCTAATGCAGATTTAGTGATGCTGCTACTCCGTCTCTCACTATTTTCCTTACTGAATGCTCTGATAATTAAAGCAGAGCTCTGCCTTTACCAAAATGGCTGCCTACATACAGAACAAGGCATTGTAGATCAGTAATGGGGTGGGGGCGAGCCcaggcaatactggtgattaGACCTCTGTCATCTACCTATCTTTGGGACAGCTTCCAGAGATCATTTCCTGGGTGGGATTGACAGAATGGGAGGCAGTATTTACAagcccccttttttattttaatagacatTAGGGTGGTGAGGTTTTATAGGTCAGGTCATGTTATGCAAACAGTCTGGTAGAAGCCAGCTCCTGTTGTTTCCTTATGCACAAAATAACGTGGGACTATTGATGCCCTTGTACTCTTTTCTTTGAACATTTGATGGGAACTGAATGATAGTGCCCCCCCAtgcccaatatatatttatttaaaatattcaccaTTATATTACCACATACAAGGATTGGAACTACATTTACCATTATCAAATTTGGTCTTCTTATCTGTCTAATCCTGCATTGTAAGGGTTATTTATGAGTTTGGAATTCCCTTCTTACAGTTGTGAATATATTCAAAATTGTTGGGGGATGGTTCACCTGAATATAGAACTGCACTTTGTGGCGCACTGGAACCTTCAGATCcctatataaacaaaaatattcaacataGCTCTAGCGTGCAAAGCCACAGCTCCATCTTTTGCCTTTATATCCTATCAATAAACAACTGCAAAGCCCAAGTCCATGGAAGTGGAAAGAGGATGTATGGAACCTTTACTGGGTTTTTAGTTTTGCATGTGACTCTGTTGGTGAGTTTTCCCCTCATTGGTGGCTGACACACCAAGAGAGGAAGTAAAGGGAATGGGGTTCACCGACAGAGACAGGCACAGCCATCATTTAAACCTGATCAAGGTTCTAATTTGTCCCACTGTACCAAGAACTGTGTTGTTGTTGCTGTCATTGTTCCCATTGAAAAGCTTCCTCATAACACTGGCCACATTAAGAATTTGATACTGTAGTAAACCTTTTCTACTCTACTATCCAAAAGAAAAAGTCAGTCTGATTATTATCCCATATTTGACACCAAATACTGCACTAGCTTACAAATTAAGAGCTAAATTCCTGGCAGACACCGGTAACACAATGAATTAATACTTCCCATCCATTTACGGACACAGGAAGGCTGAAATCTTAAATCTATACTCCTAAAACttggtaaacattaaaaaaagaaaaatgtggggGCAGCTCAGGGTAAAATCCATCCTACTATCAgtatgctcatttttttttagacttcAAAATTTAACAAATGGAAGAGGTTTGTATCATGAAGCAGAGTTGCATAGATGCCATAGTAAATTCTTTCTTGTTTGCCTCGCAGACTTAAGATAGAGGTCATTCCAGTTATCCTTATTGTTTCAGACTGGATTAGgtgataaagaaaaacaaaacctgttAGGCTACATCCACACGTCAGatgaatctggagtgtgtacagcagtcTTTTTCCTGACGACTGTCCCACCAGATCCACGAACAAGGAACAATCataaaaagtgaaggggagagtgcgcagtcGGGTGCAACTCCACCCCCCCCTTTTAATAAtcctgtatgtacaacacttgttcatgcaccGTTCAACTTTTTGTCGTTctaaatgattgtgaaagatcctttctaacaaaaattattgcacgcgtgtaacAGGACTTTGGCAAATACACACATGGGGTCCTAACAGACCTTGTATCAGCTCCTTGCAGCACACCTCAGGCTAGGTGAGGAAGAAATTACACAAAAAGCCAATATGTCCATACACTGACATGAAGCAGATTACCAGAAAGATAAATGcacacttttatttcattttctactGACTaaactgcagaagaaaaaaaaaaaaggtggttcACCCCTTAGGCGAGGCTGTGCAAGTTTTGGAATTTACCACAGACACAAATTCTTTGAAAggtaataaggtttttttttttttttttatatagatgttCATATGTGTACctagttgtttgcctggagttcagcaatACAATGAAATGTTGCATTATATTTTTTCCTCAGTGGCATAAAATACTGTCCAGGAAAgctgtaatgtattatttttactattcctGTTTAATGTATGTTCCATTCAGGCAGCAGGATTTTTAAATGGTGTCCTAGGTTCTGCATAACTGCAAAACCTCATCTTGCCTTAGCAAATGTCATCTTATTTCTTCTGTGAAGAATTTTACAAACGTAATATACTGAAATCACaattgtaaattttaataaaCCTCATACTTTTTTGAATGATCATgtattgtgttaatttttttactgaaagaagatcgaagtttcactttaataaacctttgtaaatagaaaatataagcTTGATTCCATGGGATACACAAAGGTTAGGATTCTTATGTAAAGGGGTGATTTTAtgtaaaggtgtaattttttaatCACCCATAATTATGCCAATCATTGCAAAGCATTTGTGTTGAATTCCTATTGCATTACAAGATAGCACTTTTTTCTGCTTAAAACATGTTAACCAATGATTATGTGGTAACTGAAAAGAGCAATTATTGTCATTAAAGTTCTAGGGCAGGTCACATCCCAGAAAGACATTGGCATAAAATGAACCAAACACTGCTTGGATACTTTAAGCACCTAATTCCCAGCACACATTCTATTGTGATTTATTTGAGAATGCCTGGTTTACCTAGCAAAATGAATGTTCATTATTATAGTAAATAAGCGGTTTTAACTTTGAACATCCAGTTATGTGTTACCtgaaatcctgatttttttttcctttagttttccaaaatatgattgggtattcacaATGAAAACACAGCTTCACTTTATTCAGTTTgaaaagtgaacatttactttgctaggTTAACAACCATActcctttattaaaataacttgAATGAATTGGTTGTGAATTCCACCATGGCATATTACCCTGTGGAATGCCAAATCAAAGGTTCAGCTGCACTTCTAAATGCAAATCTGcttgaaacaaatgaaaataacacTTGGATCTTTTAATACTAAACAagaatttattttgattatttatagTCCTTGTAAATCATTTAACATTTACCgagaacacaaaataaattcaaacagAACAATAGGGGATGATTATCAACAGGTTGACACAGCTTACAAGACATAAGGCACCTGCTTCAAGTAgtctatttagaaatgtttttacccaGGATTCGCCCAATTTCTAGCCTAAATGTACACATTGCCCACCTTGGATTATATTACAAATTATGTAAATCAActtttacacattcattttttaaattgaatctaatgtgaaaaatgggtaaaacatttataaatagacaaccAAAATTTCACAATGGTAGCCTCCAAAAAACGAGAAAATAATGGATCTGAAACCATTCTCAAAAGGAGATCCACAGAGACTGCCACTAAGataaaaatctttacaaagtaATATTCTGGACAGGTATATTTACAGACAGATTGATCTTAGAAATTTCAGATGATGAATGTGAGGGTCCTCTGGTATTTGTAGGCTTGATGCAGAAGCCATCATCCTCACTGTATGTATTCATGGCAAACACGAGCCAGTGAAAGTATTGTGCACGGCTCCGGAGGTTTCTGTATCATCGTGTTGTATCTCACGGGACCAGACCTAAGAAAGAAAAGCATAAATAAGGTACATTACAGTGCCTGTTATTGGGATTTACGCATATCATTTTTAGGAAGCACTTATAGTCAAAAAGAATATAATTATCTTCACACAAAATGCTCATTTTTCCTGAAAGACAAGAATTGCCTCTGCCAGTGTATTCAATGTAACACGGCTGCTCTACCCACTGACAATTAGAATTATGTTTCGGCTTCCTGAAACATACTGACCAATGAAGTCTTACAGATATCTAAATCCTCCACCCAACTTTAATAAAAGAAGTGCTACCTACAATGGACCTCTCCTAAAGCAAACGTGATGGTCAGGTAAGTGTAAGTTTTGGCACTTACCAATAGTAAATACGTTTGCCTGCCTAAATCCCATTCCTAATGCTCACGTGTTGGTCTAGAAAAGGCTGGGATTTGGCTGTGGCAGAAGAGTTTTGGAGACTGCTGTGCTTAGAAATTCCTCCAACCAATCTCTACATCAATACAAGACACAGTGCAGGACACAATAGTGACATGAAGGTCAGTGACTGACAGCAGCATGAGAAACAAGACACGTCTGCAAAAGTCAAGTTCCAAAAAAAGCTTCAGCAGATGGACACCCTTCATTAAGGCAGAGTTTGGAGGTACAGGCAGTGGGGGAGAGGTAGATATACACTATCCCTTTCACAGGTGCATCTGTTAAAGCTTCCTTATGTGAAATAGAATCACTTTACTAcagtttgaaatacaaaacacacaattaAGTTGTTGTTGTTGCTAAATGCAATTTAGATTCCCAACGGGGATGGGAAGTCAACAAGCACAAGCAACATTACTCTGGGAGGAAATTACCAGTAAGAGCAGTAGAGGAGACTGCTCCACCTTCTCATGCCTCCGACTCATTTCAGGTGAATTTTGCTTCAAGCTGAGCCCTGGATAAAATGCCTGCTGTGGGACTCTGCTGTTAGAACAAGCTGTAAGAGGTAACTTTAGCAGACTTCAAAGAGACCCTGGACTGGAGAGAAAGGcaagtgtgatatatatattatatatatcatttctgACAATTCACAGAATACAAGGTGTTCTGTGACACCAAGAAGATAAGGGGAAGGTGAAAACAGAGCCATAGTTCTCATATTGTAACACCAGAGGTACAAGGAGGGTGGTGGGGGGGGTGTATTGTTTAGCTTCATCAAACTCTCAATTGTCCAGTAATGAATGGGGACATTTTACTCCCACCCTggtcatttataaaatattattataaatatgaacatttttccaATTATTGGTTCTTAGTTTTCAGAAATTGCCTGCGCTAACCAATTGTTTTTATCCACAAATTTGATTGCGCAATAAATCAGCCTGCATCAGtcttttttgtattgtactgAATAACAGTTTtatgaaaaagaatatattaaatttcacttatgtattatttacatgtatGGGAGACATTGGTTTTAACACAATGAAACCATTCACAGCAagcaataataaacaaatacctatttatattattttggtaGGAATCCCAAAGGTAAGTCCATGTGCAGAAGCCTCCTCTCTATAAGTTATGTAGATTCAGATGAGTCCGAAGGGGGTTTGATGAAAGCCCCAAGCTGTTTTGTATTCACATCTTTCAGCTGTTCCAGTTGCCTACGGCCACGGCGCACCAGATACTCAATGCGCATAATCTCAGTCCTTGGGATCTTGGCTTTCTTCTTGAACTCATGCTGGATTTGTGGAAGGGACCCTGGCTTGTCTTTGCCTGCCCGTAAAAACTGTTTATACAGACTGAGGACTTGTTTCTGGAGGTTGCTATGTCTTATCATTATATATCACATCACTGGACCAAAGCTCTAAAAAGACAAAGCACATATTGATAAATTAGCCAAAACAATGCAAAGGAATTGGGGGCAATCTACAGTCTCATAATAATCTTGTCTGTGTTCCCTTTATgcttcttcctacatcacacCCACTGCTAAGCCCAAACTCTCACATAAGCAAGAAAGATGCAACTCAGttttctccccagacccttttagctcggcgcaccacccggcactttacAGAAACCACCCTGctatttttggatggttactgaagagttaggtcacaatacaggggctgccacccgcctataatttcttcccacgcCGCTggaaacaatttctgggttgaccACTGCAACTGTTTTACCTTGAAAGCTGCAAAAGAGCGGGATGGGGTGGGACTCTTGGCATAGACACTTTGCCCTGCATGAGAAGAATGATTGTCTATTCTTagaaaattaaaacttaaaagaCAAACTCTAGgcagtgggggaagtatcacacaatgggaggggggttattgaatggtgggaagtagtgaaggttttaggagacagaagaagatggttaggcaCGTTGCATCTGACTGCTGAACCACTTACTCCAACTTCAATATATATTGGGGTGGCATAGATAGATCCCTGGCATGATGGAGTGGTAACCTTCCCCCAGTCTGCAGTGTCTATATGCATATGCAGCATGCACGCCTATCCACACTAAGAACAGGCAGATATAATGCACATGCAATGTTACTGTTGGAGGATATTACCAGTAAGAAGCAGTACAGGAAACTGCTCTACCTTCTCAAGCGTCCATATAAAGTATCTATGTAGCTCCACCATATGTGACCCAATAATTTTTACTATCCACCCcctgcaaacaaacattttgtgaTTTGCAGCACAGCCAGAAACTGAGAAATTTGAGAGAGAACCTGTACTGAGAGAATTACAGAGACAACAATCACTGACCTCCTACTAGATGACCTGTATGGAGTGAATGGCTCTAAACACAACTGCAAACCTGAACTCCCCAGCTTTGTATCAGAGCCTTAGTGTGGTGATGATGGCGAAGCAATGTGGGATTTTGGAAGGAGAAACCACtatatgataaatatttcaacaaaGGTCATATAGGTGAACGTGTTCCCCAGCCATATTAGGTAAAGTAATCAGGTTCATGTAAAGGCAGCCCCCACatcaactacaggtagtccccgggttaaggacatctgacattcagacgactcctagatatgaaaggAGCTTCCCTGCTCTACCTGCTGGATAGGGGGAGggggcaatttgcatgacttgcagaagaaaacttttgctaaacacagctgaggttgtgggtgatcttaggaacTGAGCTCTCTGCaacctcctgtaactctttaatgaccaagaaactCTGCAGTCAAAGCATGCAAactctgcatatcaaagcacagcttgtcaCACAACGTCTGACAactccataaagttgtttttttttttttttttgctttgtttttgaatatctcagtaactgacaccatgctacctaataatatgttaagacaaacatctgtcctaattgcattaaaataatgtacacattACAACTTACATAAAAactcaacttaggaacaaacttacagtctcgtatgtaacccagggactacttgtaatGATTGGCCCTACTCACTGCCTAACTGGGACAGCCCTTAGGTTGATTCCTATTGGAGCTTTACAAGGCTGGCAACGCCCTCCACATAGTCACATGACGATATTGTGCCATACACAGAGCTGACACCTCCTTATCACATGTACCACTTACATAACAACAATATAATTAGCATGAGCTGACATCCACTGAACACACAAATCCCCTCTGTGTGCACTAAGCTGCCCGGGGACTGCACCCTCCAGCAGCATTCCGAGATACAGACAGCTACACATTACTGGCTGCCCAATAAATTCCCACCTACCGACACCGGAGCTCACAATGACCTTCCACACCATGCAGCCGACAGCTTCCCGGATGTGATGATACAGCACAAGAGAGATAGAACTTCATATATCCGGTTCACAACACATGTCTGCTGCCACCAGCTGTCTGTATAATATTACTACAAGATACGTCTATCCATAGCATAAAGCGCGCCCTCCACTGCCCCCTATAGTCTGCATAATATTACTACAAGCCACCTATATCCGCACAAAGCGATCCCTCTACTGCCACCTACTGTCTGTAAATCCGTACCACAAGCTACCTCAACCCGGAGTTCACAAGGAGCCCTTTGCTGCCACCAGCTGTCTGTATGCTATTACTACATGCTTTGTCATCAAGATTGATttactctattattattattattattattatNNNNNNNNNNNNNNNNNNNNNNNNNNNNNNNNNNNNNNNNNNNNNNNNNNNNNNNNNNNNNNNNNNNNNNNNNNNNNNNNNNNNNNNNNNNNNNNNNNNNNNNNNNNNNNNNNNNNNNNNNNNNNNNNNNNNNNNNNNNNNNNNNNNNNNNNNNNNNNNNNNNNNNNNNNNNNNNNNNNNNNNNNNNNNNNNNNNNNNNNNNNNNNNNNNNNNNNNNNNNNNNNNNNNNNNNNNNNNNNNNNNNNNNNNNNNNNNNNNNNNNNNNNNNNNNNNNNNNNNNNNNNNNNNNNNNNNNNNNNNNNNNNNNNNNNNNNNNNNNNNNNNNNNNNNNNNNNNNNNNNNNNNNNNNNNNNNNNNNNNNNNNNNNNNNNNNNNNNNNNNNNNNNNNNNNNNNNNNNNNNNNNNNNNNNNNNNNNNNNNNNNNNNNNNNNNNNNNNNNNNNNNNNNNNNNNNNNNNNNNNNNNNNNNNNNNNNNNNNNNNNNNNNNNNNNNNNNNNNNNNNNNNNNNNNNNNNNNNNNNNNNNNNNNNNNNNNNNNNNNNNNNNNNNNNNNNNNNNNNNNNNNNNNNNNNNNNNNNNNNNNNNNNNNNNNNNNNNNNNNNNNNNNNNNNNNNNNNNNNNNNNNNNNNNNNNNNNNNNNNNNNNNNNNNNNNNNNNNNNNNNNNNNNNNNNNNNNNNNNNNNNNNNNNNNNNNNNNNNNNNNNNNNNNNNNNNNNNNNNNNNNNNNNNNNNNNNNNNNNNNNNNNNNNNNNNNNNNNNNNNNNNNNNNNNNNNNNNNNNNNNNNNNNNNNNNNNNNNNNNNNNNNNNNNNNNNNNNNNNNNNNNNNNNNNNNNNNNNNNNNNNNNNNNNNNNNNNNNNNNNNNNNNNNNNNNNNNNNNNNNNNNNNNNNNNNNNNNNNNNNNNNNNNNNNNNNNNNNNNNNNNNNNNNNNNNNNNNNNNNNNNNNNNNNNNNNNNNNNNNNNNNNNNNNNNNNNNNNNNNNNNNNNNNNNNNNNNNNNNNNNNNNNNNNNgcagcgacgtcaccgggagaTTTGGacaagagttta
This Pyxicephalus adspersus chromosome 6, UCB_Pads_2.0, whole genome shotgun sequence DNA region includes the following protein-coding sequences:
- the SDHAF1 gene encoding succinate dehydrogenase assembly factor 1, mitochondrial produces the protein MIRHSNLQKQVLSLYKQFLRAGKDKPGSLPQIQHEFKKKAKIPRTEIMRIEYLVRRGRRQLEQLKDVNTKQLGAFIKPPSDSSEST